The Methylacidimicrobium sp. B4 genome contains a region encoding:
- the prfA gene encoding peptide chain release factor 1 → MDLSGYVSRLRERYEELEEILSRGEIYAQPARAAELTREHARLKEAFGHHGLWLSAQEKVGSLEALLQEAEDPELQRLAEEELAQARLEAQAAHRQLLLALLPGDENESRNTMLEIRAGTGGEEAALFAADLYRMYSRYAEKRGWRLNPMSLAPSDLGGLKEIIVEIAGEGVYRQLRFESGVHRVQRVPATESQGRVHTSTATVAVLPEAGEVDVVLKPEDLRIEVCRAGGPGGQGVNTTDSAVQVLHIPTGLIVRCQEGRSQIKNREKAITILRTRLLAQKQQEERARLSSERRSLIGSGDRHEKIRTYNFPQDRVTDHRIPVTFHGLASVLDGNIEPLLEVLAEREMEERLAAEETTAAAAPRTTP, encoded by the coding sequence ATGGACCTGAGCGGCTACGTCTCTCGTCTTCGCGAGCGCTATGAAGAGCTCGAGGAGATCCTCTCCCGCGGGGAGATCTATGCCCAGCCGGCGCGAGCCGCCGAGCTCACCCGGGAGCATGCTCGCTTGAAGGAGGCGTTCGGGCATCACGGGCTTTGGCTCTCCGCGCAAGAAAAGGTCGGATCGCTCGAAGCCTTGCTCCAAGAGGCGGAGGATCCCGAGCTGCAGCGCTTGGCCGAAGAGGAGCTCGCTCAGGCGCGCCTGGAGGCGCAGGCGGCGCATCGCCAGCTGTTGTTGGCCCTTTTGCCGGGAGACGAGAACGAGTCCCGGAATACCATGCTCGAAATTCGAGCGGGTACTGGCGGAGAGGAGGCCGCTCTTTTCGCGGCGGACCTTTACCGTATGTATAGCCGCTATGCGGAGAAGCGCGGGTGGCGGCTCAACCCCATGAGCCTCGCCCCCAGCGACCTGGGGGGATTAAAAGAGATCATCGTGGAGATTGCGGGGGAAGGCGTCTACCGCCAGCTCCGCTTTGAGAGCGGAGTCCACCGGGTGCAGCGGGTGCCTGCGACGGAGTCGCAGGGACGGGTCCATACCTCGACGGCGACGGTGGCCGTCCTGCCGGAGGCAGGGGAGGTCGACGTCGTCCTCAAGCCAGAAGACCTTCGCATCGAGGTCTGTCGCGCGGGAGGGCCCGGAGGGCAGGGCGTAAACACGACCGACTCGGCTGTCCAAGTCCTCCACATCCCTACCGGGCTCATCGTCCGCTGCCAAGAGGGACGGTCCCAAATCAAGAATCGAGAAAAGGCGATCACGATTCTGCGGACCCGGCTTCTGGCGCAAAAGCAGCAGGAAGAAAGGGCCAGGCTCTCTTCCGAACGACGCAGCCTCATCGGCAGCGGGGACCGGCACGAGAAGATTCGCACCTATAACTTTCCGCAAGACCGAGTCACCGATCACCGGATCCCGGTTACCTTCCATGGCCTGGCTTCCGTTCTGGATGGAAACATCGAGCCGCTGCTCGAGGTCCTGGCGGAAAGAGAGATGGAAGAGCGCTTGGCTGCCGAGGAGACGACGGCGGCAGCTGCCCCACGCACGACGCCGTGA
- the rpmE gene encoding 50S ribosomal protein L31, with product MKANIHPEYAETTITCACGAVYHTRSTKNRLRLGICSSCHPLFTGQQKLIDTAGRVEKFMRRFGNKMPDLAAAGSKALKKAKK from the coding sequence ATGAAGGCAAACATTCACCCCGAGTATGCGGAGACCACGATCACCTGCGCCTGCGGGGCGGTCTACCACACCCGCTCCACCAAGAATCGGCTTCGGTTGGGAATCTGCTCGTCTTGCCATCCCCTCTTTACCGGGCAGCAGAAGCTGATCGACACGGCGGGACGGGTGGAAAAGTTCATGCGCCGCTTTGGAAACAAGATGCCGGATCTGGCTGCAGCCGGTTCCAAGGCGCTGAAGAAGGCCAAGAAATAG
- the fabF gene encoding beta-ketoacyl-ACP synthase II, with protein MTRRVVVTGFGAVTPNGNDAGALWESVRNGRSGIGRVTAFDTTGYDCLIAGEVRGIDLSEAFRNPKEARRADRFSQLAMTAAKEAVHHSGLLTAKEDPSRIGVIVGSGIGGLKTLEDQHTVLLHKGPRRTSPLMIPMMITNIASGMIAIEFGYQGPNFCVVTACATAAHCIGEAWRLIRDHEAEVILAGGSEAAVVPLGLSGFGNMKALSLRNDEPHRASRPFDRDRDGFVLSEGAGIVVLEELEHAKKRGAPILGEIIGYGLSADASHITAPDPNGRCAARAMVSALKRAGKNPEEIDYINAHATSTQQGDVCEALAIQSVFGPHTKKVPVSATKSMTGHCLGAAGAVELILCLQALEAQLIPPTINLDNPDPACDLHHVPYQARESKLRVAMSNSFGFGGHNASLVVAKFA; from the coding sequence ATGACACGACGGGTCGTGGTAACCGGGTTCGGGGCAGTCACCCCGAACGGCAATGACGCAGGCGCTCTTTGGGAGAGTGTACGCAACGGACGGAGCGGAATTGGCCGCGTCACTGCTTTTGACACGACAGGGTACGATTGCCTCATTGCGGGTGAGGTTCGGGGCATCGATCTCAGCGAGGCCTTCCGAAACCCCAAGGAAGCTCGGCGGGCCGACCGGTTCTCCCAGCTGGCGATGACCGCCGCGAAAGAGGCGGTGCACCATTCGGGCCTGCTCACCGCGAAGGAGGATCCCTCCCGGATCGGGGTGATCGTCGGCTCGGGCATCGGGGGCCTGAAGACCCTCGAGGACCAGCATACGGTGCTCCTGCACAAGGGACCCAGGCGGACTTCTCCGCTGATGATCCCGATGATGATCACCAACATTGCCTCGGGGATGATCGCGATCGAATTTGGCTATCAGGGACCCAATTTTTGCGTGGTGACCGCCTGCGCGACGGCGGCGCATTGCATCGGAGAGGCTTGGCGCCTGATCCGCGATCACGAAGCCGAAGTCATCCTCGCCGGGGGCAGCGAAGCCGCGGTCGTCCCTCTGGGACTGTCGGGCTTCGGCAATATGAAGGCTTTGAGCCTGCGCAACGATGAGCCGCACCGGGCCTCCCGACCCTTCGACCGGGATCGGGACGGCTTCGTCTTGAGCGAAGGAGCGGGAATCGTGGTGCTCGAGGAGCTCGAGCATGCCAAGAAGCGGGGAGCCCCCATCCTGGGTGAGATCATCGGCTATGGCCTCTCCGCGGACGCCTCCCACATCACCGCCCCGGATCCTAACGGCCGATGTGCGGCGCGCGCCATGGTCTCGGCCCTCAAGCGGGCGGGAAAGAACCCTGAGGAGATCGACTACATCAACGCCCATGCGACCTCGACGCAGCAAGGCGACGTCTGCGAAGCCCTCGCCATCCAGAGCGTCTTTGGCCCGCACACCAAGAAGGTGCCCGTCAGCGCCACCAAGTCGATGACCGGCCACTGCCTGGGAGCTGCGGGAGCCGTCGAGCTCATCCTCTGCCTGCAAGCGTTGGAGGCCCAGCTCATTCCGCCCACAATCAACCTCGACAATCCCGACCCGGCGTGCGATCTTCACCACGTCCCCTATCAGGCGAGAGAAAGCAAGTTGCGGGTGGCCATGAGCAACTCCTTCGGGTTCGGCGGGCACAATGCATCCCTGGTAGTGGCGAAGTTCGCATAG
- a CDS encoding acyl carrier protein: MAEKKSIEERVKEMIVEQLGVNPEQVTPKAKFIEDLGADSLDTVELVMAFEEEFNVEVPDEEAEKLQTVGDVIRYIEEHVEEES; this comes from the coding sequence ATGGCAGAGAAAAAATCGATCGAAGAACGCGTAAAGGAAATGATCGTGGAACAGCTCGGGGTCAACCCGGAGCAAGTGACCCCCAAGGCCAAGTTTATCGAGGACCTCGGGGCCGACTCCCTGGATACGGTCGAGCTGGTCATGGCGTTTGAAGAAGAGTTCAACGTGGAAGTTCCGGACGAAGAGGCGGAAAAGCTGCAGACGGTCGGCGACGTCATTCGATACATTGAAGAGCACGTAGAGGAAGAAAGCTAA
- the fabG gene encoding 3-oxoacyl-[acyl-carrier-protein] reductase: MSTNSLRDKVAVVTGASRGIGRAIALRLAQLGADVACVSRRASDAEATAAEIVGLGGKAKGYATDVRLKQEVDQASESILRDFGRVDLLINNAGVTRDGLAVRMSDEDWDLVLDTNLKGAFLWIRALSRHFLERRSGKIVNISSVSGLMGNPGQANYSSSKAGLIGLTKSIARELASRGVTANAVCPGFIETDMTKKLPEKVRAQLLEEIPLRRFGQPEEVAGLVAFLCGPDSNYITGQIFVVDGGLLA, from the coding sequence ATGAGCACGAACTCGTTGAGGGATAAGGTCGCCGTGGTGACCGGCGCCAGCCGGGGCATCGGCAGGGCGATCGCCCTTCGCCTGGCGCAATTGGGGGCGGACGTCGCCTGCGTCAGTCGAAGGGCGTCGGATGCCGAAGCCACCGCGGCAGAGATCGTCGGTCTCGGAGGAAAGGCCAAGGGTTATGCCACCGATGTCCGCCTCAAGCAGGAGGTCGACCAGGCGAGCGAAAGCATCCTTCGCGATTTCGGTCGGGTCGATCTCCTCATCAACAATGCGGGAGTTACCCGGGATGGCCTTGCGGTCCGCATGTCCGACGAAGACTGGGATCTGGTGCTCGACACGAACCTCAAGGGTGCCTTCTTGTGGATCCGCGCCTTGAGCCGCCACTTTCTCGAACGGCGCTCTGGGAAAATCGTAAATATATCATCCGTATCGGGGCTGATGGGAAATCCGGGACAAGCCAACTACTCTTCCTCCAAGGCGGGCCTGATCGGCTTGACCAAGTCGATCGCGCGCGAGCTCGCTTCCCGCGGCGTGACCGCCAACGCCGTCTGCCCCGGCTTTATCGAGACCGACATGACGAAGAAGCTGCCCGAGAAGGTACGCGCCCAGCTGCTCGAAGAGATTCCCCTTCGACGTTTTGGTCAACCCGAGGAGGTGGCCGGGCTCGTCGCCTTTCTCTGCGGGCCCGACTCCAATTACATCACCGGCCAGATTTTCGTCGTGGATGGCGGCCTTCTGGCTTGA
- a CDS encoding ACP S-malonyltransferase, with product MESLKALLFDGQGAQEVGMGKDLYEADPHVRHLYEEAERLLGIPLRSVSFSGPAEALTETVIAQPALFVHGFALFTLLQNRLPAFRFSAVAGLSLGELTAHAAAGTFSYSDGLRLVKERALAIQRAAEESPGSMVALVGADRKVADAIAREAQVDVANYNAPGQIVLSGSRRGLALVPELASRRGVRKVIPLEVSGAFHSRLMRKAAEELQAFLEDFPLEIPRVPVYSNFLGRPVREPAEIRRSLAAQIEGSVQWEDCMRGMLDCGVRQFVELGPRPVLLGLLRRIEPRAAGIALATLEDLQSHEHELVEG from the coding sequence GTGGAATCGCTGAAAGCACTGCTCTTCGACGGTCAGGGAGCCCAGGAGGTCGGCATGGGGAAAGACCTCTACGAGGCCGATCCCCACGTACGCCACCTCTACGAGGAGGCGGAGCGTCTCCTCGGGATCCCGCTTCGTTCCGTGAGCTTTTCCGGTCCCGCCGAAGCGCTGACGGAGACGGTTATCGCGCAGCCCGCCCTCTTCGTGCACGGGTTTGCCCTCTTCACCCTGCTGCAAAACCGCCTTCCGGCCTTCCGCTTTTCCGCGGTCGCTGGCCTCTCCCTGGGCGAGCTGACGGCTCATGCCGCAGCCGGGACCTTTTCCTATTCCGATGGGCTCCGCCTGGTCAAAGAGCGAGCGTTGGCCATCCAGAGGGCGGCTGAGGAATCTCCCGGCTCGATGGTCGCGCTGGTCGGCGCGGACCGGAAGGTTGCCGACGCGATCGCCCGTGAAGCCCAGGTCGACGTCGCCAACTACAATGCGCCCGGTCAGATCGTTCTCTCTGGATCCCGTCGGGGGCTCGCCCTCGTTCCCGAATTGGCCAGCAGGCGGGGCGTGCGCAAGGTGATCCCGCTGGAGGTTTCCGGAGCCTTTCACTCGCGGCTCATGCGCAAGGCGGCCGAGGAGCTGCAAGCCTTTCTCGAAGATTTTCCCCTGGAAATCCCACGCGTCCCGGTCTATTCGAATTTCCTGGGGCGACCCGTTCGGGAACCGGCGGAGATTCGCCGAAGCCTGGCCGCCCAAATAGAGGGCTCCGTTCAGTGGGAGGATTGCATGCGGGGGATGCTCGATTGCGGCGTCCGGCAGTTCGTCGAGCTGGGCCCCCGTCCGGTCCTCCTCGGCTTGCTGCGCCGGATCGAGCCCCGGGCAGCCGGAATCGCCCTCGCTACGCTCGAGGATCTCCAATCACATGAGCACGAACTCGTTGAGGGATAA
- a CDS encoding IS200/IS605 family accessory protein TnpB-related protein — MSDRPVFTYQTRLRLAPEQVAALDGYADLYGQAERTLFARMRVGIPMGDLKCEFLRRFGITARQFNAIRVGLKGKIASIRERLPEWIAEAESRIQRAERVIGILSAREPGSEKLHQKKRRLGNLRARLAARIADRDSGRVRLCFGSRRLFRKQFALEENGYASHAEWKKDWQAARSGQFFVIGSKDETAGNQSCRASVEDDGSLTLRLRLPDALASDGKLLVIPGVRFAYGQEEILQALAASRVVFSQTKGGKPVRKREGVAVSYRFLRDRKGWRVFASVEARPVPIATSRLAGALGIDINHDHLAVAETDRFGNLRRALRVDLNLYGKTEDQAKAIIGDAARMIVEMARERGLPLVLERLDLKKRRAELEVASPSAARKISSFCYSKTIAMLKAACFRAGVEGIEVDPAYTSVIGAVNHARRHGIGSHQGAAYAVARRGLGLSERPTVREAIAPARNGGHLTFALPVRNRAKHVWSFWSEVRRRLKAAHAAHARSGGLREPPAPLLPETRALSATWALPAESRHANRRQNCSADVIDHLPW, encoded by the coding sequence ATGAGTGATCGTCCGGTCTTCACCTACCAGACGCGCTTGAGGCTGGCGCCAGAGCAGGTCGCGGCTCTGGACGGCTATGCGGATCTCTACGGGCAAGCCGAGCGGACACTCTTTGCCAGGATGCGGGTGGGGATTCCGATGGGCGATCTCAAGTGCGAGTTCCTGCGGCGCTTTGGGATCACCGCCCGGCAGTTCAACGCGATTCGCGTGGGCCTCAAGGGCAAGATCGCCTCGATCCGGGAGCGGCTTCCGGAGTGGATCGCCGAGGCCGAGTCCCGCATCCAGAGAGCCGAAAGGGTCATCGGCATCCTCTCGGCGAGGGAGCCAGGCTCGGAGAAGCTTCATCAGAAGAAGCGGCGGCTTGGGAACCTTCGCGCCAGGCTCGCGGCACGGATCGCCGACCGGGACTCGGGTCGCGTCCGCCTCTGCTTCGGCTCCCGCCGCCTCTTCCGCAAGCAGTTTGCCCTCGAGGAGAACGGTTATGCCAGCCATGCGGAGTGGAAAAAGGATTGGCAGGCGGCGCGGAGCGGCCAGTTCTTCGTGATCGGCTCGAAGGACGAGACCGCGGGCAACCAGTCCTGCCGGGCTTCGGTCGAGGACGACGGCAGCCTGACCCTGCGTCTGCGTCTTCCCGATGCGCTGGCCTCGGATGGCAAGCTTCTGGTCATTCCCGGCGTGCGCTTCGCCTATGGCCAGGAGGAGATCCTTCAGGCGCTTGCCGCGAGCCGGGTTGTCTTCTCGCAGACCAAGGGCGGCAAGCCTGTCCGGAAGCGGGAGGGAGTGGCGGTAAGCTACCGCTTTTTAAGGGATCGGAAGGGCTGGCGGGTCTTCGCGAGCGTCGAGGCCAGGCCGGTTCCCATTGCGACGAGCCGTCTGGCGGGAGCGCTTGGGATCGACATCAACCACGACCATCTGGCCGTGGCGGAGACCGACCGGTTCGGCAACCTGCGGCGGGCCCTTCGGGTGGATCTCAACCTCTACGGCAAGACCGAAGATCAAGCCAAGGCGATCATCGGCGACGCGGCGAGGATGATTGTGGAGATGGCACGGGAGCGTGGTCTTCCCCTGGTCCTTGAGCGGCTGGATCTCAAGAAAAGGAGGGCTGAGCTTGAGGTGGCGAGTCCATCCGCCGCCAGGAAGATCTCGTCGTTTTGCTACTCCAAGACCATCGCCATGCTCAAGGCGGCCTGTTTTCGAGCCGGAGTCGAGGGGATCGAAGTCGATCCGGCCTATACTTCCGTGATCGGCGCGGTGAATCACGCGCGTCGTCACGGCATCGGTTCTCACCAGGGCGCGGCCTATGCCGTGGCCAGGAGAGGCTTGGGCCTCTCCGAGCGTCCGACCGTGCGGGAGGCCATTGCGCCAGCCCGCAATGGCGGCCACCTCACCTTTGCCCTACCCGTGAGGAATCGGGCGAAGCATGTGTGGTCGTTCTGGTCGGAGGTTCGGAGGAGGCTCAAAGCGGCGCATGCAGCGCATGCCCGGTCGGGAGGCTTGCGAGAGCCGCCCGCGCCTTTGCTCCCGGAAACGCGGGCATTGAGCGCAACCTGGGCATTGCCGGCGGAATCCCGGCACGCGAACCGTCGGCAGAACTGTTCGGCCGACGTCATCGACCACCTTCCCTGGTAG
- a CDS encoding recombinase family protein, translating to MKLSVWARRQGIGSKTAWRMGKDGKMPVAVEQLPIGTVIAHAEERQPGGVALHARVSSADQKADLDRQLARLTEWALAQRLPIVDAVKEVGSGMNGHRKGLLRLLRDPKVGVIPVEHRDRLMRAKKALEALHE from the coding sequence ATGAAGCTGAGCGTCTGGGCAAGGCGGCAGGGGATTGGCTCCAAGACGGCTTGGCGGATGGGGAAGGACGGGAAGATGCCGGTGGCGGTCGAGCAGCTGCCGATTGGGACGGTGATCGCGCATGCAGAGGAGAGGCAGCCCGGCGGAGTTGCCCTCCACGCGCGCGTCTCCAGCGCCGACCAGAAGGCCGATCTCGATCGGCAGCTGGCGCGGCTGACGGAGTGGGCGCTTGCCCAGCGGTTGCCGATCGTCGATGCGGTCAAGGAGGTTGGCTCTGGGATGAACGGCCATCGCAAGGGGCTCTTGCGGCTCTTGCGGGATCCGAAGGTCGGCGTCATTCCGGTCGAGCATCGGGACCGGTTGATGCGGGCGAAAAAGGCGCTCGAGGCTCTCCATGAGTGA
- a CDS encoding NADH-quinone oxidoreductase subunit B family protein has product MTSDSRPPASRPRRPSLFGLIRSGLPEPPPPVDDKLLQELARQVEEGAKRRLGRSLALRLVDAGSCNGCELELHALQNPFYDLERFGLRFVASPRHADVLLVTGPVTRNMREALERTCNAIPDPKWVVAVGDCAATGGLFSGGYACIGPAEAVVPVDLAIPGCPPRPQQLLAGLLALLESSEKPGRR; this is encoded by the coding sequence ATGACCTCTGACTCTCGCCCTCCTGCATCGCGCCCCCGCCGACCTTCCCTTTTCGGCTTGATCCGCTCGGGTCTCCCCGAGCCCCCTCCACCCGTGGACGACAAGCTTCTTCAAGAGCTCGCGCGCCAGGTGGAAGAAGGGGCAAAGCGGCGTCTCGGGCGGAGCCTCGCGCTTCGTCTCGTCGATGCGGGCTCGTGCAATGGGTGCGAGCTCGAGCTTCATGCGCTCCAAAATCCCTTTTATGACCTCGAGCGCTTCGGGCTTCGCTTTGTGGCCTCCCCCCGGCATGCCGACGTCCTGCTCGTGACCGGCCCGGTGACGCGCAACATGCGGGAAGCGCTCGAGCGGACCTGCAACGCCATCCCGGATCCCAAGTGGGTGGTGGCGGTGGGGGATTGTGCGGCCACGGGCGGTCTGTTTTCAGGGGGCTATGCCTGCATCGGCCCGGCGGAGGCGGTCGTCCCCGTCGACTTGGCGATTCCCGGCTGTCCACCCCGGCCGCAGCAGCTTCTGGCGGGCCTCCTCGCGCTCCTGGAAAGCAGCGAGAAGCCGGGTCGGCGGTAA
- a CDS encoding NADH-quinone oxidoreductase subunit C yields the protein MPDSSQADFPAAPQASSSGRDLPPSLAELLPQGTPVLCHRPWPQAIVDPLLWQRAGERLGRGGSSLLALWGEPGSVHLAFWEASEGRAGVMTLRCPNGTFPSVGHLHPPALRLERAIRDLFGLRPEGSADPRPWLDHGAWKLRFPLGKSVPAIGPSPYAFLPAEGEELHQVPVGPVHAGIIEPGHFRFTAAGETVVRLEERLGYVHRGVEGLLVGAELEHAAKLAARVSGDTTAAYSAAFARAVEAAIGREAPPSADWLRALCVETERVANHLGDVGAICNDAAFARMQAFCSILRERLLRAADACFGHRLMMDQIVPGGVRTVPPLGALRRLRDLSGEIARALPEIQEVYESTPSLQDRVVGTGVLSRELASQYGCGGVIGRASGRLFDARRDLPYSPYPSLRFSIPVREEGDVDARVSVRIREIEQSLGLIQQIVDGLPEGPAFAPLPQKNLPPGEGVALVEGFRGEIFAWVRLDERGRVERCHLRDPSWFQWPLLEAAIYGNIIADFPLCNKSFNCSYAGHDL from the coding sequence ATGCCCGACTCCTCCCAGGCCGACTTCCCCGCTGCTCCCCAAGCTTCTTCGTCAGGAAGGGATCTCCCTCCTTCCCTCGCCGAGCTGCTGCCACAAGGCACTCCCGTCCTCTGCCATCGACCCTGGCCGCAGGCCATCGTCGATCCTCTCCTCTGGCAGAGGGCAGGCGAACGGCTCGGTCGCGGCGGCTCCTCGCTCCTCGCCCTTTGGGGGGAGCCGGGCAGCGTCCATCTCGCCTTTTGGGAAGCATCCGAAGGACGAGCCGGGGTCATGACCCTGCGCTGCCCGAACGGGACCTTCCCCTCCGTCGGCCACCTTCACCCGCCCGCGCTGCGCTTGGAAAGAGCGATCCGGGATCTCTTCGGACTCCGGCCGGAAGGGAGCGCCGATCCAAGGCCCTGGCTCGATCACGGAGCCTGGAAGCTCCGCTTTCCCTTGGGCAAGTCCGTTCCCGCCATCGGGCCATCCCCCTACGCCTTTCTTCCTGCGGAAGGCGAGGAACTCCATCAGGTTCCCGTCGGGCCGGTCCACGCAGGGATCATCGAGCCGGGCCACTTCCGGTTCACGGCGGCGGGAGAAACCGTCGTCCGCCTTGAGGAGCGTCTGGGCTATGTCCATCGAGGAGTCGAGGGGTTGCTGGTCGGAGCGGAGCTGGAGCACGCGGCCAAGCTGGCTGCGCGCGTCTCCGGGGATACGACGGCGGCCTACTCCGCTGCGTTCGCCCGGGCGGTGGAAGCTGCGATTGGCAGGGAGGCCCCACCTTCGGCCGACTGGCTGCGCGCTCTCTGCGTCGAGACCGAGCGGGTGGCGAACCACCTCGGGGACGTGGGAGCCATCTGCAATGACGCCGCCTTTGCCCGCATGCAGGCTTTCTGCTCGATCCTCCGGGAGAGGCTCTTGCGCGCAGCCGACGCCTGCTTCGGCCATCGGTTGATGATGGATCAGATTGTCCCCGGCGGGGTGCGCACCGTGCCGCCCTTGGGTGCTCTCCGGCGGCTGCGTGATCTCTCCGGGGAGATCGCACGCGCGCTTCCGGAGATCCAGGAGGTCTATGAGTCGACCCCCTCGCTCCAGGATCGCGTCGTCGGCACCGGGGTGCTTTCCCGAGAGCTGGCAAGCCAGTATGGGTGCGGAGGAGTGATCGGGCGCGCGTCCGGGCGGCTCTTCGATGCGCGGCGAGATCTCCCCTACTCTCCCTATCCGAGCCTCCGCTTTTCGATCCCCGTCCGAGAAGAAGGAGATGTCGATGCCCGTGTTTCGGTTCGAATCCGCGAGATCGAGCAGAGCCTTGGCCTGATCCAGCAGATCGTCGACGGACTCCCCGAAGGACCCGCCTTTGCTCCCCTGCCCCAGAAGAACCTCCCTCCCGGCGAAGGGGTCGCTCTGGTGGAAGGATTTCGCGGGGAGATCTTCGCCTGGGTCCGCCTCGACGAGCGGGGGCGGGTCGAGCGTTGTCATCTTCGGGATCCCTCTTGGTTTCAGTGGCCTCTGCTCGAAGCGGCAATCTACGGAAACATCATCGCCGACTTCCCGCTCTGCAATAAGTCCTTTAACTGCTCCTACGCCGGCCATGACCTCTGA
- a CDS encoding hydrogenase 4 subunit F, protein MSHIPFSPPIWALLVPAAAALLLAFVRDWRRAAQINVAASFLSFGLALGLFTIPREAPGRYLLVDDLNTVFLVLNAFVGFTTSLFSAGYISHEVESGRLTPRLLRFYHAMYQVLLFGMTLALFANNIGLLWVAVEMATVTTVLMVGIYRTPEAIEASWKYMMLSSVAIALALFGTTLTYVAARQALGEGTEAMRWSSLFQHAAELDPSLLNLAFLFVLLGYGTKVGLVPLHAWLPDAHAEGPTPISAVLSGLLLNVALYTVIRFKILLAGNAHVLSPGPLLIAMGLASVLFAAFMFYRRRDIKRLFGYSSIEHMGIITFAFGLGNPLANFAGLLHMALHSLTKSGIFFMVGYISQAKGTQKIADIRGLTESHPFLGWGLLAGTVAIVGMPPFGIFLSEFLIVSSGFSTHPWVILLFLLGLLVAFAGLLLRISGMAFGRPTGRIEPVHVTPLPFWIHMLLVLAAGIFLPAVVVTCFRQTAQLLR, encoded by the coding sequence ATGAGCCACATTCCCTTCAGCCCGCCCATCTGGGCGCTTCTGGTTCCCGCGGCAGCCGCCCTGCTTCTGGCGTTCGTGCGAGACTGGCGTCGCGCGGCGCAGATCAACGTCGCGGCGAGCTTCCTCTCCTTCGGCTTGGCGCTCGGTCTTTTCACCATCCCGCGGGAAGCGCCGGGCCGATATCTCCTGGTCGACGATCTCAACACGGTCTTCCTCGTCCTCAACGCCTTCGTCGGCTTTACCACGAGCCTCTTCAGCGCGGGATATATTTCGCACGAGGTCGAATCCGGCAGGCTCACTCCGCGACTCCTCCGCTTCTACCATGCCATGTACCAGGTTCTCCTCTTCGGAATGACGCTTGCCCTCTTTGCCAACAATATCGGGCTTCTCTGGGTCGCCGTGGAGATGGCCACCGTTACCACCGTGCTGATGGTTGGGATCTACCGGACGCCCGAGGCGATCGAAGCCTCTTGGAAGTATATGATGCTCAGCAGCGTGGCGATTGCACTGGCACTTTTCGGGACGACGCTCACCTATGTGGCGGCCCGCCAGGCGCTTGGGGAAGGGACCGAGGCGATGCGCTGGAGCTCGCTCTTCCAGCATGCGGCGGAGCTCGACCCTTCGCTGCTCAATCTCGCCTTTCTTTTCGTGCTCCTGGGCTATGGAACGAAGGTCGGGCTCGTTCCGCTTCACGCATGGCTTCCCGACGCGCATGCCGAAGGGCCGACCCCCATTTCGGCCGTGCTTTCTGGCCTCCTGCTCAACGTCGCTCTTTACACCGTGATCCGATTCAAGATCCTCCTCGCGGGCAACGCCCATGTCCTCTCTCCGGGACCCCTCCTGATCGCCATGGGCCTGGCCTCCGTCCTTTTCGCGGCCTTCATGTTCTACCGGCGCCGCGACATCAAGAGGCTCTTCGGCTATTCTTCAATCGAGCATATGGGCATCATCACCTTTGCCTTTGGGCTCGGAAATCCGCTCGCCAACTTCGCTGGATTGCTCCACATGGCCCTCCACAGCCTGACCAAGTCGGGGATCTTCTTCATGGTGGGCTACATCTCGCAGGCGAAGGGGACCCAGAAGATCGCGGACATCCGGGGCCTGACCGAAAGCCATCCCTTTCTCGGGTGGGGACTGCTCGCCGGAACGGTGGCAATCGTCGGCATGCCCCCGTTCGGGATCTTCTTGAGCGAATTCCTCATCGTGAGCAGTGGCTTTTCCACCCATCCGTGGGTGATCCTCCTCTTCCTTCTTGGCCTTCTGGTCGCCTTCGCCGGGCTCCTGCTCCGGATCTCCGGGATGGCCTTCGGCCGTCCGACCGGCCGCATCGAGCCCGTCCACGTCACCCCGTTGCCGTTCTGGATCCACATGCTGCTCGTGCTTGCCGCGGGGATCTTCCTCCCGGCGGTCGTCGTCACCTGCTTTCGTCAAACGGCCCAGCTTCTTCGCTAG